In Cicer arietinum cultivar CDC Frontier isolate Library 1 chromosome 7, Cicar.CDCFrontier_v2.0, whole genome shotgun sequence, the genomic window AACATATAAGCACCactaaagtaaaatatattatttttctcttaaattgtGTGTGATCCTAGCTCATCATGAAGAGGTTTACAATCTTGGAAGTTCACACTACCCTTATACTGATATTTCCTAGCAAcatgaataaaataaacaaagttCAATGTCCCTATCACAGCAATAAGGTAATAAAAGTAATCTATCCTACCATGATTTATATCATTTGTCAACCAATCAGGATGATCATTTGTTTTTGTAGTATGATGAATTATGGTGACTATGATACTACTAACATAGTTAGACATACCAAAAGAACATGAGAACAATGAATTACCAATACTTCTCATATGATCAGGAAATTGCCTATTAAAGAACTCAATTTGTCCTAATACATTAAAGGCCTCACAAAGTCCCATAAGAATCAATTGAGGAGCTAACCACATGACTGACAAAGTAGAATTTGATGAATCTCTTCTTACTTTCTCAACAAAGCCAGCAACAATCATAGAAAGAATAGAGAAAACCATTCCAATTCCAATTCTTTGAAGTAAGGTAATTCCACCTTCATGGTTGGTTATTTTTCTAAGTGTTGGAACTAGAAACCTGTCATAGAATGGAAGGCATAATGCTACGGTGATTAGTGATATGACTGACATTGAACCTGCTGGGATTTGGAATTTTGGTCCAATGTGTCTGTCCATTTTTAAGGCTTGTAATACTGTGAATGTTCCTTGTTGAGCTATGGATGTCAAACTGAGAATCCCAGTTGCCCAAATTGGAAAAATTCTTGCTAAACATTTAACCTCTTCTACTTGTTGAATGCTAGCTAGTTTCCACTTGTTTACTATGATACCTTCTGAATTTAGGTCACCCTCTAATATCAAAGCTGCTTTGTTCAAGGCTCTGActcataaaaatgaaatatcatATATTAGATTTTGTGATAATCAAACAGTTAATGTTAGTATGttaatttattagtattataCTGTAGTAGagaattaaaatattctaaCCTGAATTGATGAGTTAAAGGGAGTTTTGATGAAATACTAGTTCCAACCAAAGGTGGATCATACAAAACTTCATCTAACTTATCCTCACTTGGAAGCTTGACTTTTCTCTTTTTATAAGCAGCCACTAAAACTAGGAAAATTCCAGAAAAAATACTTCCTTCAATCTTGGCATGCACATAAACCTTTGTTCCAATAAAGAACAGGATTATGGAACAGAACATGCATACAACAGGTATTCCAAAACCTAACTTCCAACTAACTGAATCTTGGATATACACCATCACTGTTTGAGTAACCAACAGTACCAATGTAAATGTTGTATAGTACCAATTAAAGAAACTATTGATACTTTTCTTTCCTGCATTTGTTGTTGAATCAAATTGGTCAACACTAAATGGTATACTACATGGTCTAACACCAGCAGAGCCTATGGTTAGGAAACCAAGTCCCAAAAATAATACAcccatttgaaaattgtttgCTTTGACACATTCATTCTTTAGTAGTTGTTGTGGATCACAAGGTGGAGGGTGCAACTTTTGTAACCAAGATGTTAATGTCACCACAATCATCCCCTGTTTTACTATATTAATTAGAATACttcaaaatatatatctaaaatAACTGAAAAGGAGTTCATCAAATTTACATGTTACTAttatgttacattttttttatttttctataatcttAAAAATGTAACTTAATTCTTTCTAGCTTTAATAGTAAActaataaagtattaaaattatcaacaaatttaatatttcaatcaattatCTTAATTCTCATCATTTAGTCGATggagttttatatatatagggaTAAGAGCACTATAGTTataattattcaataattttaatagatGAAGAAAAACAGTCAGCTTGGTTTGACTTTGTAAGgagaaaaaacataaataatttattaaaaattagaatatcaaatacttgaaaaaaatcaaaatttcctattttaattttatctgtTTGTCgaatattaaaaaacataaaataaatatttgtcattaataaatattaaaaataagataaaaaagaaatgataaagaaaaataaagtaagaaattatgaaaatttaagaaagaaaagtgacttaaaaataataaaatatgagaacGTAAGGCACAAGctaatataaagtaaaaagttttatttttttttaatagtaaaaaGACTTGTTTAACCATTCAAAAATTTGATTGTAAAAGAAAACTGTTCGAAAACTTACGTGTCATGTAATtagataatagtaaaaaattaatagagcTAGACATTACTTtcgaaatttaaaaaaagaaaaaaatttaaagttaaaaatattacttaCAGAACTGTGTAAATTTTACATGCAATTAGAATAAATACTGCATATTGTAAACTTATAATAAATGACTTATTTAGTGgggtatttaatatttttaaaataattttatagatattttaaattaattttaaccattattattattattatgtatttcaatattttgttggtattctatagaaaataaaacaattaaaaaagtttaacacaattttaaatttagattagatttaaatttaataattaattattagtatttagtATTTAggtataacaaaatatatatttttttgtgaatGCTTGTTATTTCCCGTACACttattttcctcttttttataattaatctatactctaactatttttatttatcatttttcctataaatcaaaagataaagacaaaaaaaaagtttttaatgtcaatattgttaagttgattttttttttaaatttaaattaaaattttttaattatgtaaattaattatgataatatttattattatttttaagaaaaaattatttttatcagcaacaataaaaatataaaagaaagcATTGAACACAGTAGCTACTAGGTTGGATATAATAGCTCACATTTAAAGTTCTAAACACAGCAGCCTCGTCACAATGTCCGGTATTTAATGTGAAAATAATAACTCATTGTTTCTCTGCGCCATCAAATAGATACTTTCtttaacttcaaaaatataaataattttgattcaaaattaaatttaaaatttaaattaaatatattaattttttaatcttatttaaatacatcattttttattaatataaaataatttatatttaaagtttgaAGAATAGGCGTTATTGTGGGAGAAATATCATTATATTCCATTggtctttttattttgtaaaaaataaataagtgacGTTATATTTGCTTAATGTTGAAAgaagaaatttaatttctttttaaaaattgaaaagacaaatgatataattagtgacattaatagttaaattataaataaatttaaaatttcgtATTTGAACTGTTATCACTTACTTTAttcaatttcaaatataaacaacataaaaatttacttttgtgattttaatataattaaaagttaaCTAATACTACTAATATTAtagattttattatttcaaaattttttcaTCTTAAATAATAAGTTTCTATGAGGAGTAATGTATAAAATACAATTatgcttttttattattttgaaaaaaaattaaattacataaacTATTTTCTTAAAAGGGTGTGAATTAGTTTTTTTTCATGAGATTGGAGGAAATATCTGATTAAATATTCgttcaataaattaaaaatgtaaaatatattttaattaaatagttaactaaaagataaaaataatgattgttttatttcatattttttatgaattatcttatttaatttgatatctCAAAGTTATGACATAGatatgcttttatttttttataagcttaTAACGAATATATGTGATTTCGAGACAAAAAtgatttgatataatttaatcCGAATTTGAACCTAGTAGCATTGGATAAAATTACTTCAATTTATGGATACTGTCTTTAGATTCTATTTATGATGTACTTTTAATACCACCTTTTAATAAAGGATATAGATGTAGACAGTGAGATGTACTTGGTTGGTGTAGCAagtta contains:
- the LOC101511495 gene encoding protein NRT1/ PTR FAMILY 2.13-like, which codes for MENKKIKHYDSEFVSSGSLLKFQSCISSQTTTNSKKKPGGWKAMPYILGNETFERLAVFGLFANFMVYLTKELHLDQVYASNILYIWFGITNFAPLIGAFISDAYVGRFWTIAFSSFATLLGMIVVTLTSWLQKLHPPPCDPQQLLKNECVKANNFQMGVLFLGLGFLTIGSAGVRPCSIPFSVDQFDSTTNAGKKSINSFFNWYYTTFTLVLLVTQTVMVYIQDSVSWKLGFGIPVVCMFCSIILFFIGTKVYVHAKIEGSIFSGIFLVLVAAYKKRKVKLPSEDKLDEVLYDPPLVGTSISSKLPLTHQFRALNKAALILEGDLNSEGIIVNKWKLASIQQVEEVKCLARIFPIWATGILSLTSIAQQGTFTVLQALKMDRHIGPKFQIPAGSMSVISLITVALCLPFYDRFLVPTLRKITNHEGGITLLQRIGIGMVFSILSMIVAGFVEKVRRDSSNSTLSVMWLAPQLILMGLCEAFNVLGQIEFFNRQFPDHMRSIGNSLFSCSFGMSNYVSSIIVTIIHHTTKTNDHPDWLTNDINHGRIDYFYYLIAVIGTLNFVYFIHVARKYQYKGSVNFQDCKPLHDELGSHTI